The following is a genomic window from Bosea sp. RAC05.
GTCGACGCCGATGGCGGCGTGGTCTTTTCCACCGGCGATGTCGAGCGCCCCGTCTTCCCGCGCTCGGCGGTGAAGGCGATCCAGGCGCTGCCGCTGCTCGAGAGCGGCGCCGCTGACCGCTACGGCCTGACCGAGGCCGAGATCGCGCTTGCCGTCTCCTCCCATTCCGGCGAGCCGCTGCACGCCGAAACCTCGCTGGCGATGCTGGCGAAGGCCGGGCGCGAGCCCGGCTGCCTCGAATGCGGCGCGCATTGGCCGATGAACGAGAACGCCGCACGCGCGCTGGCCCGGGCCGGCCGCGAGCCGAGCGCGCTCAACAACAACTGCTCCGGCAAGCATGCCGGCTTCGTCTGCCTCGCCTGCGGGATCGACGAGGACCCCGCAGGCTATGTGAAGGCCGGCCATGCCGTGCAGAAGGCGGTGCGCGGCGCGCTGGAGGAGGTGACCGGAGCCGCCCATTCGACGGACTTGATGGGCACCGACGGCTGCTCGATCCCGACCTATGCGGTGCCGCTGAAGGCTCTTGCCCTCGGTTTCGCCCGCATCGGCACCGGCCATGGCTTCGGGCCTGAGCGTGCCAGGGCCGCCGCCCGCATCCGGAAGGCCGCCGCGGCGCATCCTTTCATGGTGGCCGGCACCGGCCGCTTCGACACCCGCGCCATGGAGCTGCTGCGCGAGCGCATCTTCATCAAGACCGGCGCTGAAGGCGTCTATTGCGGCACCCTGCCGGAGCTGGGCTATGGCATCGCGCTGAAATGCGACGATGGTGCCGGCCGTGCGGCGGAGGTGGTGATGGCCGACCTGATCGCGCGGTTCCTGCCGATGGACGAGGCCGGCTTGGCCGCCTTCGCGCCGCTGCGCGAGAGCGTGATGACGAACTGGAACGGCATCGAGGTCGGCCGGGTGAGGGCGGCGTCTGGCAACTGAGCCACCGGCCGCGGCTTATCCCACCGCGTTGTTCTCGACCCGCACGCCCGCCGCCCGGGCGTCGGGGGCCTTCGTCAGATCCCCCGTGACCGCCTTCCCGTACTCGGTCCCGACGACGGCGCCGCGGCTCGCCTCGGCGATGACGTTGCCCGAGATCACCGCATTGCGCTGTTTGGGGACGAGCGAGACGGAGATGCCGATGCCGGTCCGGCGCACCATGTTGCCGGTCGCGACGAGATTGCGCATTCCCCAGGACCAGCCGAGCGAGATGCCGATCTCGCTGGCATCCTCGATGACGTTGCCGGTCACGGTGGCTTCGGCCTCGACATGCACGCCCAGGCCGCCGATCGGCTCCTTGACGCCTGGATAGAGACCCTTGCGGGCGCGGCGGACGATGTTGTTGGCGAAGACGCTCAAGCGCCCGCCATGGTCGAGATTGGTGATGTTGGCTCCTTGCGCGCAATCCTCGACGAGGTTGTTGGCGATGATGGCGCCCTCGAAGGCGAACTCGGAATAGAGCCCGACCTCGCCGCAGCGCCGCCCCTGGTTGCCGAGAATCTGGACGCTGGCGCCGGAATTGTTGCGGATGAAGGTCAGCGCGCAGTCGCGCAGCTGGTTGCCCTCGATGATCACGCCACCGGCCCTGTAAAGGCTGATGCCATTGCCATTGGGGCCGTCGCCGCCCGCGTCGGCGCGGATGCGCTCGACGCGGTTGCCGCGCACGATCGAGCGCTCGTCGCCCGCCTGGCCGCGCCAGAGCTGGATGCCGTTGTTGCCGCAATCCTCGACGGAGTTGCGCTCGATGCGAAGCCCCCGCGAGTCGAGGGAAAACAGCGCCGATTCGCGCATGGTGCGGAAGCTGCTGCTCTCGATGTCGCCGCCTGTGCGATGGATCACGAGCCCGACCGAGCCGGCATCGGTGAAGGCGCAGTCGCGGATCTGGAGGACCTCCACATCCTCGGCCGTCAGCAGGCCCTGGCGGCCGGCAGCGCGCAGGCCGAGCCCGTCCAGCGTCAGGCCGGTCAGCGACGATCGCTGGGTGCCACGCGCCTCGAGCAGCGGGCCGGGCTGCGCCGCCACCAGCGTCGTCGCGCCCGGCACGCCGATCAGGCTTGCTCCCTCCGGCAGGCTGACGCGGCCGATGCGGTAGCGCCCCGGCGCGATGACGAGCGGAACCTGGCGCCGCGCGGCCTCGGCAAGCGCGCTCTGCAGGCGCTGCGATTGATCCTCGGCGGCGCCCGGCCGCAAGCCGAACGGGGCCGCCTCGAGCCCGAGCCCGCCCAGGGGCACCGGTTTGGCGGCGCGTGAAGACTGGCCGAGCCCCGGGGCGGCCGCGAGCGAGCCTGTCCCGAAAACAGCCATGGCCAGCAGCGAACGCCGCGATATCGCGAGAGGGGTTTGCGCCATGCGAGCGGTGGTTCAAGCGCCGTGCCGACGGCGCCTGTGCCGTTCCGGCACGCCGATCAGCCGGCCCCGCGGCCCTGACGCGCGAGCGCGGCCCCGATCTCGGCGAGGCTCGCCACCAGCACCGCCTTCGCCGGGCGAAAGCCCGCGACGCGTCGTGACGGGCGCGAACCGGGGGCAGGGCGCAGCCAGGGCACATGGATGAAGATGACCGGCACGCCGCTGCTGCGGTTAGGCCGGAGGGCGGCCGCATAGCACGCGTCACAGAGATAGCGCCCGGCCGAGGGCGAGAGCGCGCTGCGCAGCCCGCGGCGGCGCAGAGCCGCCAGCGCGGCCTGGGGAGGGGCCGTCGTGCGCAGGGGAAGGGCAGCCGGCACCGGCCTCGCGGTCGGAGTCGCCCCGCTGACGTCGGGATGGAGCGGGCTGGCATGGCCGCGGCCGAAGAGTTCCACCCGGATCTTGCGGGCGCGTGCGGCAAGCCCGAGCATCAAGATCGCCCGGGGGCGCGAATCCGCGAGATGGGCGCGCAGCCGTGGCAGCCCTCCAGCATAGCTCGTCTCGAGGATCAGGGCCTCGGTGGCGAAGCCGGCGGCCTGGAGCCGCGTCGTCACGGCCAGCGCCAGGGCGGTCGTCGGATTGACCCGCACCCGCGGGAAGGGGCCGAAGCCCGTGACCAGAATGTCGGGGCGCGCTTGTGTCATCGGCTCAGAGCCCCAGCGCCTGCGCGATGTCGTCGGCGGCCAGCGTCGGCGCCAGCGTGCCCGCCGCGACGGCGGCTTCCAGCGCCGGCGTCGCAGCCTTCAGCGCGGGGTCGTTGCGCAGCTTCGCCTTGAGACGGTCCTCGACCATGGCCCACATCCATTTCACATCCTGCCGATGACGCTTGTCGGCGATGAGCCCCTTCGCCTCGTGGCGAGCGCGGTGATCCTCGATCCTGGCCCAGAGCGTGTCGAGCCCGTCGCCGGTCAGGCCCGAGATCGTCACCACGGGCGTCGACCAGAGCGGAGAGGCCGGCGCCAGGATGTGCAGTGCGGCCTGATACTGGGCCGCGGCGGCGCGCGCGGCGGTCGCACCCGCTCCATCGGCCTTGTTGACCGCGATCATGTCGGCGAGTTCGATGATGCCCTTCTTGATGCCCTGCAACTCGTCGCCGGCATTGGGCAGCATCAGGACCAGGAAGAAATCGGTCAGCTCCGCCACGGCCGTCTCGGATTGCCCGACGCCGACCGTCTCGACCAGGACGACGTCGAATCCCGCCGCCTCACAGAGCAGCATCGTCTCGCGCGTGCGTGCCGCGACGCCGCCGAGTGTGCCCGAAGAGGGAGAGGGCCGGATATAGGCCGCTGGATCGACCGCGAGCCTCGCCATGCGCGTCTTGTCGCCGAGGATCGAGCCGCCGCTGCGGGTCGATGAGGGGTCGACGGCGAGCACGGCGACCTTGTGTCCGCGCTGGGTGAGAAAGCTGCCGAGGGCGTCGATCGTCGTGGACTTGCCGACGCCGGGCACGCCTGTGATCCCGACGCGGATGGCACCGCCGGTCCGCGGCAGGAGCGCCTGGATCAGTTCGCTGGCCTGGCGGCGATGGTCCGGCCGGCGTGATTCGACCAGCGTGATCGCCCGCGCCAGCGCCGCCCTGTCGCCGGCGAGCAAGGCGGCGGCCAGTGCGGTGACAGGAGCGGGAGGATCGGCCATAAGCTCCCCTAGCAAGGCCGAGGGTCCAGCGACAAGGTTCCGCCGGTCGGCCTTGCCGTCATCGTGAGGCGCGCGGGCGTCTCGACGGTGCATCGCGCACGGGGAGAGCTGTCAGGCGATGATGACGACGCGTGCGGCGATGCGGCTTCGGATTCTGGTTTGGGCGGTCCTCGCGCCGCTGGCGCTGGGCGCCTGCGGGACGCCGCGCGTGCTCCAGATCAACCCCACCGCCAGCGTCCCCGCGGATATCGCCGGCACGGTGGAGATGTTCGTCGCGACGACGCGCGAGGCCTCGTCCGAGCCTGTCTACTTCAATGGCGAGCGCGGGCCGCGGCTGGCGTTCGCGCGCCTGGATTTCACGGTCCCGCGGGCCCACAAGACGGGCGAACTCGAACTGCCGGATTCGGGGCCGAGCGATCCGGCCAAGCATTTCGCCGTCACCAATGTGCAGCGGCTCGACCTCGCGCCGATCGTCGCCGATGTCCGCCGCGAGATCCTGAAGCGGCCCGCGTCCCAGCGCGACGTGCTGGTCTTCGTGCATGGCTTCAACACCAACTTCGCCGATGCCGCCTATCGGTTCGCGCAGATCATTCACGACTCGGGCTTCAAGGGCGTGCCGGTGCTGTTCACCTGGCCGTCGCGCGGCCAGTTGCTCGCCTATCCCTATGATCGCGAGAGCGCCTATTACTCGCGCGACTTCCTCGAGCTGAATCTGCGGGCGATCGCGCGCGATCTCGGCACGACGCGCATGGACATCCTGGCGCATTCGATGGGCACGCTGCTGACGCTGGAGTCGCTTCGCCAGGCCTCGATTCGTGGCGACGGAACCTTCGGCGGCAAGCTTCGCGACGTCATGCTTGCGGCGCCCGACGTCGATCTCGACGTTTTCAGGACCCAGATGCGCGAGATCAAGCGTCCGGTCACCGTCTTCGTCTCGGCGGATGATCGCGCGCTCGATTTTTCCCGCCGCTTCGCCGGTGACAAGACGCGGTTGGGCGCCGTTTCGGCGAAGGACACAGAGATTATCGCGGAACTCGAGAAGCTCGGCGCGCGCATCATCGACCTCTCGGAAGTGACGTCGGGCGACCCGCTGAACCACAGCAAGTTCGCCTCCTCGCCGAAGGTCGTGCAGATGATCGGCCAGCGTCTGCAGGCAGATGGCGGCATCGCCACGGCGGGTCCCCAGCTCGGCGACCGGCTCGGCGACATCGCCGGCGGCGTCGTCGGCACAGTGGGCTCGACCGTGGGGCTGGTCGTGACGGCACCCGTGACGATCATCTCGGGTGGCCGCTGAGCCACGCTTGGCGTCGAACCGCGGGTGTTCGAGAGCCTCGCCGCATTCTGGCCGCGTTAGCCTGTCGTTAAGGGGGGACTGGCCAATTCGGCCCCCTCATCATCGACTGGATGCCCGACACGATGCTTGGTTTACGGCACGCATCTTCTTGCCGTCGGGCGGCGCTCGCCGCGCTGCTCGCACTCGCGCTCTCGGCCTGCGCCCAGAGCGAAGTCGCCGTCTCGCCGTTCTCGGAGCCGACCCGGGCCGATGCCTCGGCGCTGGGCAAGGAGCCCGAGCTGCTCGTGGTGACGACCCGCAAGCCGGTCGGCCCGCGCCAGCCCTTCTTCGGCTCCGATCGCGGCTCGCTCACCTTCGCGGAAGCGCGCCTCGCACCGCCCGCCGACGGGATTTCGGGCCGCGTCTCCTCCGCCGTCAGCGGCGACTGGGCGGTGCTGGGACTGGACAGCCAGACCTCCGCCGATGCCGGCCGCGCCTTCGCCCAGGCGGCGACCGGCCGCGATGTGCTGCTCTATGTGCATGGCTACAACGAGACCTTCGAATCCGCGGCGCGCAGCGCCGGCCAGCTCTCGCATTCGCTCGAATTCCAGGGCCGCACCGCGATCTTCTCCTGGCCGTCCGGCGGCAAGCTGTTCGACTATGCCTATGACCGCGAAAGCGCGCTCTGGTCGCGCGACGGCTTCGTCAAGGCGCTGCAGGCCCTCGTCGCCAATCCGACGGTCGGCCGCATCCACATCGTTGCGCATTCGATGGGCACCTTCCTGACGCTGGAAGGGCTGCGCGAGCTGCGCGATTCCGCCGACGTCTATTCCCGGATCGGATCCGTCGTCCTCGCCTCGCCCGACATCGATATCGACGCCTTCGAGCAGACGGTCGGCAAGCTCGGCCCGCTCGCCCGCCGCATGACGCTGATCATCGACCCGGGCGACCGGGCGCTGGCGATCTCCGCCCGCATCGCCGGTGGCGTCGCGCGCGCCGGAGCGGCCGACCGTTCGCGCCTGGAGGCCCTGGGCGTGCGCGTCGCGGACACCTCCGGCCGGGGCTGGAGCATGCTGCGGCATGACCTCTTTCTCTCCGACAGCGAGGTCACGCAGGTCGTGCGCCGCGCCATGGACCGCGGCAAGGGCGCCTGAGCGGCTTGTCCGGCCGGGCGGTCCCGCGCAAACTCCGCGCCGAGGAGGCGTGGAGCGATGTCGACGGTCGGCCGGGTTCTGGTGGCAATGCTCCTGCTGGCCTGCTGCCCGCAGATCGCCGCGGCCCATGACCCGACGCCGTTCCAGGAGCCCGGCCGCAGCCATGTGATCCACGAGGACGTCTCGCCCGCCGGCGCCGAGCCGATCAATGTCGAGACCTATGTGCCGGCGGCCTGCACGGGCAAACCCTGCCCTCTGCTGATCGCAATCCACGGCCTCGAGCGCAATGCCGAGACCGCGCGCGACAACTGGGTCGAGGCGGCCGAGCGCCATGGCCTGCTGATCGCCGCGCCGCATTTCGACCGCGACCGGTTCCCGACGCGGCTGTTCCAGCAGGGCGGCGTGCGCGACGAGACGGACCCGGCGCGCTGGCTCTATGCCAGCATCGAACGCTTCTTCGATCGCGCCTTGGCCAGCGGCAGGGTGGCGGGATCGAGCTACGTCCTGTTCGGGCATTCCGCCGGCGCCCAGTTCGTCCACCGCATGGCCCTGCTGATGCCGGCGGCACGCTTCTCGACCGCGATCAGCGCCAATGCCGGCTACTACACCCTGCCTCTGCGGGGCGAGGCGGGCGGCTTGGCCTATCCCTATTCGCTGAACGGAACGCCTGCGACCGAGGCGGCGCTGGGGGCCGCCCTCGCGAAACCAGTTTTGGTGATGCTCGGCGAGCGGGACGACGACCCTGCCCATCCGCAGTTGAACCACAGCCGGGGCGCCGAGGCGCAGGGCTCGAACCGGCTGGCGCGCGGGCGTCATTTCATGGCGGTCGCGGCCACTGAGGCGGCGCGGCTGAAGGTGGAGAGCCCCTGGCGCACGATCGTGGTGCCTGGCGTCGGCCATGATTCGCGGCGGATGGCCGCCGCCACGGCGGAGGCTCTCTTCGCGGGGCGTTAGCGGCTCACAGCGGCGGCAGGCCGATGCGCTTCTTCACCGTCGCCAGCGCGAAGTTGGACTCGACCGACTGGATGCATTTCAGCCGCGTCATCTTCTGCTTCAGGAAGCGCTCATAGCCCTCGATGCCGTCCGTCAGCACCCGCAGCAGATAGTCCTGGCTGCCGGTCATCAGGTAGCATTCGGTGACCTCGTTCCAGCCTTCGACCGCCTTCTCGAACTCGGCGATGTGCTCTTGCGTCTGCTGCGACAGCCGCACCGAGACGAAGACGCTGAAGGGCAGGCCATAGGCCTTGGGATCGACGGTTGCCGAATAACCCTGGATCACACCGCTCTCCTCGAGACGCTTGAGGCGGCGCAGGCAGGGCGTCGGGGACAGGCCGACTTTCTCCGACAGATCCTGGTTGGTGATGCGGCCATCCTCCTGCAGGACGGCCAGCATGCGGCGATCGACGTTATCGAGCATAAACTGCTCCCACTTGCTTCAACTATGGAAGGATCTCACTCTCGTACTGCCATAGAGGGGTGGAACCGTCCAAGCAATCGCTGCGTCTTACGCTTATGTTATCGCCTTGGGCGCATTCTGCGGCGCACCCCGTTGGACAGCGAGGCCATCATGAGCGACGACAGCTATCACAAGGACCGGATCGCCAATCGCAAGCTGCATCCCGAGACGTTGATGATGGGCTTCGGCTACTCGCCGGCCATGTCGGAAGGCTCGCTGAAGCCGCCGATCTTCCTGACCTCGACCTTCGTCTTCGAGAACGCCCAGCAGGGGAAGGATTTCTTCGACTTCACCTCCGGCCGCCGCCAGCCCAAGCCGGGCGAGAAGCCCGGACTGGTCTATTCGCGCTTCAACCACCCGAACATGGAGATCCTCGAGGATCGCCTGGCGATCTGGGACGAGGCGGAAAAATGCGCCGTCTTCGCCAGCGGCATGGCGGCCATCGCGACGACCTGCTTCGCCTTCCTGCGACCGGGCGACACGATCATTCATTCCCGCCCCCTCTATGGCGGCACCGAGACCCTGCTGAAGAACCAGATGGGCGCCTTCGGGGTCACGCCCTTCGGCTTCACCAACGGGCTCGACATCGCGCAGATGCGCGAGACCGCCAAGGCCGCCGCGGCCAAGGGGCGCGTCGGCATGATCCTGGTCGAGACGCCGGCGAACCCGACCAACGGGCTGGTCGATCTCGCCGCCTGCAAGCTGATCGCCGACGAGCTCGAAGCCTCGCAGGGCCACCGCCCGCCGGTCGTCGTCGACAACACAATGCTCGGCCCGAAATACCAGAAGCCGCTGAAGCAGGGGGCCGATCTCTCGCTGCTCTCGCTGACCAAATATGTCGGCGGCCATTCCGACCTCGTCGGCGGCTCGATCAGCGGCGCGGAGGCGCTGGTGCGGCAGGTCAAGAGCTGGCGCGGCTCGCTGGGCACGCAGCTCGACCCCAACTCCTGCTGGATGCTGATGCGCTCGCTCGAGACGCTCGACATCCGCATGAGCCGCGCCAACGAGAACGCGAGGCTGGTCGCGGACTACCTCTCCGCCCATCCGAAGGTCGCCAAGGTGCATTATCTCGG
Proteins encoded in this region:
- a CDS encoding pyroglutamyl-peptidase I family protein: MTQARPDILVTGFGPFPRVRVNPTTALALAVTTRLQAAGFATEALILETSYAGGLPRLRAHLADSRPRAILMLGLAARARKIRVELFGRGHASPLHPDVSGATPTARPVPAALPLRTTAPPQAALAALRRRGLRSALSPSAGRYLCDACYAAALRPNRSSGVPVIFIHVPWLRPAPGSRPSRRVAGFRPAKAVLVASLAEIGAALARQGRGAG
- a CDS encoding TIGR03808 family TAT-translocated repetitive protein → MAQTPLAISRRSLLAMAVFGTGSLAAAPGLGQSSRAAKPVPLGGLGLEAAPFGLRPGAAEDQSQRLQSALAEAARRQVPLVIAPGRYRIGRVSLPEGASLIGVPGATTLVAAQPGPLLEARGTQRSSLTGLTLDGLGLRAAGRQGLLTAEDVEVLQIRDCAFTDAGSVGLVIHRTGGDIESSSFRTMRESALFSLDSRGLRIERNSVEDCGNNGIQLWRGQAGDERSIVRGNRVERIRADAGGDGPNGNGISLYRAGGVIIEGNQLRDCALTFIRNNSGASVQILGNQGRRCGEVGLYSEFAFEGAIIANNLVEDCAQGANITNLDHGGRLSVFANNIVRRARKGLYPGVKEPIGGLGVHVEAEATVTGNVIEDASEIGISLGWSWGMRNLVATGNMVRRTGIGISVSLVPKQRNAVISGNVIAEASRGAVVGTEYGKAVTGDLTKAPDARAAGVRVENNAVG
- a CDS encoding alpha/beta hydrolase; this encodes MMTTRAAMRLRILVWAVLAPLALGACGTPRVLQINPTASVPADIAGTVEMFVATTREASSEPVYFNGERGPRLAFARLDFTVPRAHKTGELELPDSGPSDPAKHFAVTNVQRLDLAPIVADVRREILKRPASQRDVLVFVHGFNTNFADAAYRFAQIIHDSGFKGVPVLFTWPSRGQLLAYPYDRESAYYSRDFLELNLRAIARDLGTTRMDILAHSMGTLLTLESLRQASIRGDGTFGGKLRDVMLAAPDVDLDVFRTQMREIKRPVTVFVSADDRALDFSRRFAGDKTRLGAVSAKDTEIIAELEKLGARIIDLSEVTSGDPLNHSKFASSPKVVQMIGQRLQADGGIATAGPQLGDRLGDIAGGVVGTVGSTVGLVVTAPVTIISGGR
- the meaB gene encoding methylmalonyl Co-A mutase-associated GTPase MeaB — protein: MADPPAPVTALAAALLAGDRAALARAITLVESRRPDHRRQASELIQALLPRTGGAIRVGITGVPGVGKSTTIDALGSFLTQRGHKVAVLAVDPSSTRSGGSILGDKTRMARLAVDPAAYIRPSPSSGTLGGVAARTRETMLLCEAAGFDVVLVETVGVGQSETAVAELTDFFLVLMLPNAGDELQGIKKGIIELADMIAVNKADGAGATAARAAAAQYQAALHILAPASPLWSTPVVTISGLTGDGLDTLWARIEDHRARHEAKGLIADKRHRQDVKWMWAMVEDRLKAKLRNDPALKAATPALEAAVAAGTLAPTLAADDIAQALGL
- a CDS encoding Lrp/AsnC family transcriptional regulator; the protein is MLDNVDRRMLAVLQEDGRITNQDLSEKVGLSPTPCLRRLKRLEESGVIQGYSATVDPKAYGLPFSVFVSVRLSQQTQEHIAEFEKAVEGWNEVTECYLMTGSQDYLLRVLTDGIEGYERFLKQKMTRLKCIQSVESNFALATVKKRIGLPPL
- a CDS encoding cystathionine gamma-synthase family protein, which encodes MSDDSYHKDRIANRKLHPETLMMGFGYSPAMSEGSLKPPIFLTSTFVFENAQQGKDFFDFTSGRRQPKPGEKPGLVYSRFNHPNMEILEDRLAIWDEAEKCAVFASGMAAIATTCFAFLRPGDTIIHSRPLYGGTETLLKNQMGAFGVTPFGFTNGLDIAQMRETAKAAAAKGRVGMILVETPANPTNGLVDLAACKLIADELEASQGHRPPVVVDNTMLGPKYQKPLKQGADLSLLSLTKYVGGHSDLVGGSISGAEALVRQVKSWRGSLGTQLDPNSCWMLMRSLETLDIRMSRANENARLVADYLSAHPKVAKVHYLGDLKDGDPRKAVFDRQCTAAGSTFAFDVVGGEKEAFALLDNLQIMKLAVSLGGTETLVSHPAAMTHSGVARELREEIGLTDALIRISVGIENIEDLISDLAQALEAV
- a CDS encoding asparaginase, with translation MDNPILAEVTRGGTVESRHRGAAIVVDADGGVVFSTGDVERPVFPRSAVKAIQALPLLESGAADRYGLTEAEIALAVSSHSGEPLHAETSLAMLAKAGREPGCLECGAHWPMNENAARALARAGREPSALNNNCSGKHAGFVCLACGIDEDPAGYVKAGHAVQKAVRGALEEVTGAAHSTDLMGTDGCSIPTYAVPLKALALGFARIGTGHGFGPERARAAARIRKAAAAHPFMVAGTGRFDTRAMELLRERIFIKTGAEGVYCGTLPELGYGIALKCDDGAGRAAEVVMADLIARFLPMDEAGLAAFAPLRESVMTNWNGIEVGRVRAASGN
- a CDS encoding alpha/beta hydrolase, whose translation is MLGLRHASSCRRAALAALLALALSACAQSEVAVSPFSEPTRADASALGKEPELLVVTTRKPVGPRQPFFGSDRGSLTFAEARLAPPADGISGRVSSAVSGDWAVLGLDSQTSADAGRAFAQAATGRDVLLYVHGYNETFESAARSAGQLSHSLEFQGRTAIFSWPSGGKLFDYAYDRESALWSRDGFVKALQALVANPTVGRIHIVAHSMGTFLTLEGLRELRDSADVYSRIGSVVLASPDIDIDAFEQTVGKLGPLARRMTLIIDPGDRALAISARIAGGVARAGAADRSRLEALGVRVADTSGRGWSMLRHDLFLSDSEVTQVVRRAMDRGKGA